The Oenanthe melanoleuca isolate GR-GAL-2019-014 chromosome 15, OMel1.0, whole genome shotgun sequence genome contains a region encoding:
- the WSCD2 gene encoding sialate:O-sulfotransferase 2, whose translation MAKLLLKLQRYFRRKPVRFFTLLALYLAAGSLVFLHSGFSGEPRVAGSPRSPAAAEGPGLQYLGVMQLSRGFKAAATIPAGGRRHGPWFRNTSREPWDRGKPRENSGPRSRALRGRSGREKEEDRARYIGCYEDNTRHRTLRGMSFFDYKKMTVFRCQDNCAERGYLYAGLEFGAECYCGHKIQAPNASENECNMECKGERSNTCGGANRLSVYRLELAQESARRYGSAIFRGCFRRPENVSIALPASQLMLNMSVDKCVDFCTEKEFPLAALAGTTCRCGFPSTLFPLHEREDEQLCAHKCAAEEFESCGSADFLLVYQTQVQDNRCMDRRFLPSRAKQLVALASFPGAGNTWARHLIELATGFYTGSYYFDGSLYNKGFKGERDHWRSGRTICIKTHESGQKEIESFDSAILLIRNPYKALMAEFNRKYGGHIGFAAHAHWKGKEWPEFVANYAPWWATHTLDWLRFGRKVLVVHFEDLKRDLFAQLQRMVALLGVTACQDRLLCVEGQKDGNFKRSGLRKLEYDPYTPEMRKTIGAYIRTVDAALRLRNLSGVPEDYYPR comes from the exons ATGGCCAAGCTTTTGCTAAAACTCCAGCGGTATTTTCGGCGCAAACCCGTGCGTTTCTTCACGCTGCTGGCTCTCTACCTGGCGGCCGGCAGCTTGGTTTTCCTGCATTCCGGCTTTTCGGGGGAGCCCAGGGTGGCGGGgagcccccgcagccccgcggccGCGGAGGGCCCGGGGCTGCAGTACCTGGGGGTGATGCAGCTCAGCCGCGGCTTCAAGGCGGCAGCCACGATACCGGCGGGGGGCCGGCGACACGGGCCGTGGTTCAGGAACACCTCCAGGGAGCCGTGGGACAGGGGAAAACCCCGGGAGAACAGCGGCCCCCGCAGCCGGGCGCTCAGAGGAAGGAGCGGCCGAGAGAAGGAGGAGGACAGAG CCCGGTACATCGGCTGCTACGAGGACAACACCCGGCACAGGACCCTGCGCGGGATGTCCTTCTTCGACTACAAGAAGATGACGGTGTTCCGCTGCCAGGACAACTGTGCCGAGCG GGGCTACCTGTACGCGGGGCTGGAGTTCGGGGCCGAGTGCTACTGTGGGCACAAGATCCAGGCACCCAACGCCAGCGAGAACGAGTGCAACATGGAGTGCAAGGGAGAGAGGAGCAACACCTGCGGCGGCGCCAACCGGCTCTCCGTGTACCGCCTGGAGCTGGCCCAGGAATCCGCACGCAGGT aTGGAAGCGCGATATTCCGGGGGTGTTTCCGCCGGCCGGAAAACGTTTCCATCGCTCTGCCCGCCAGCCAGCTCATGCTCAACATGTCCGTGGATAAATGTGTGGATTTCTGCACAGAGAAG GAATTCCCCCTGGCAGCGCTGGCGGGCACCACGTGCCGCTGTGGCTTTCCCAGCACGCTGTTCCCGCTGCACGAGCGCGAGGACGAGCAGCTCTGCGCGCACAAATGCGCCGCCGAGGAGTTCGAGAGCTGCGGCTCCGCCGACTTCCTGCTGGTCTACCAGACACAAGTGCAGG ACAATCGCTGCATGGACAGGAGGTTCCTGCCCAGCCGTGCCAAGCAGTTGGTGGCCCTGGCCAGCTTTCCTGGAGCTGGCAACACCTGGGCCAGGCACCTGATCGAGTTGGCCACCGGCTTCTACACCGGCAGCTACTACTTTGATGGCTCCCTGTACAACAAAG GATTCAAGGGCGAGAGGGATCACTGGAGGAGTGGCAGGACCATTTGCATCAAGACCCACGAGAGTGGGCAGAAGGAGATCGAGTCCTTCGACTCTGCCATCCTGCTGATCCGCAACCCCTACAAGGCCCTGATGGCCGAGTTCAACCGCAAGTACGGGGGGCACATCGGCTTCGCCGCCCATGCCCACTGGAAGGGCAAAG agtgGCCAGAGTTTGTGGCCAACTACGCGCCGTGGTGGGCGACGCACACGCTGGACTGGCTGCGCTTCGGGAGGAAGGTGCTGGTGGTGCACTTCGAGGACCTGAAACGCGACCTGTTCGCCCAGCTGCAGAGGATGGTGGCCCTGCTGGGCGTCACAGcctgccaggacaggctgctgtGCGTGGAGGGACAGAAGGACGGCAACTTCAAGCGCTCCGGCCTGAGGAAGCTGGAGTACGACCCCTACACGCCCGAGATGCGCAAGACGATCGGCGCCTACATCCGGACCGTGGACGCGGCGCTGAGGCTGCGCAACCTCTCGGGGGTTCCTGAGGATTATTACCCCAGATGA
- the CMKLR1 gene encoding chemerin-like receptor 1 — MALPNLSDYLDGLNNYSDYPDYSYEETGGARAEPARDPKDITRILSVIIYSVSCVLGILGNGLVIAIITLKMKKSVNAVWFLNLAVADFLFNIFLPINIAYTAMSYHWIFGTAMCKLNSFLLILNMYTSVLLLTTISFDRYVSVVFPVWSQNHRSPSLAYGVCALIWGLGVVMSCPSLVFRDTAPSRGSVICFSNFSLSRNRSHHGLALARHRTVTVTRFLAGYILPITVITFCYVAIVLNLRRNRLAKSKKPFRIIVTIIVTFFLCWSPYHLLNLLETVPDAVPWSVFEIFIPLTTALAASNSCMNPVLYVFMGQDFKKFKVTLLSRLVNALSEETGHSSIVHRSFSKISSMTEKETTVV, encoded by the coding sequence ATGGCTCTCCCCAACCTGTCTGATTACCTGGACGGCCTCAACAACTACAGCGACTACCCCGACTACAGCTACGAGGAGACGGGCGGCGCGCGGGCAGAGCCGGCCCGCGACCCCAAGGACATCACCAGGATCCTGTCTGTCATCATCTACAGCGTCTCCTGCGTGCTGGGCATCCTGGGCAACGGCCTGGTCATCGCCATCATCACCCTCAAGATGAAGAAATCGGTCAACGCCGTCTGGTTCCTCAACCTGGCCGTGGCCGACTTCCTCTTCAACATCTTCCTGCCCATCAACATCGCCTACACGGCCATGAGCTACCACTGGATCTTCGGGACGGCCATGTGCAAGCTCAACTCCTTCCTGCTCATCCTCAACATGTACACCAGCGTGCTGCTGCTCACCACCATCAGCTTCGACCGCTACGTGTCCGTGGTGTTCCCGGTGTGGTCGCAGAACCACCGCTCGCCCAGCCTGGCCTACGGGGTGTGCGCGCTCATCTGGGGCCTGGGCGTCGTCATGAGCTGCCCCTCGCTGGTCTTCCGGGACACGGCGCCGAGCCGCGGCTCCGTCATCTGCTTCAGCAACTTCTCCCTCTCCAGGAACAGGTCCCACCACGGGCTGGCGCTGGCCAGGCACCGCACGGTGACCGTCACCAGGTTCCTGGCCGGCTACATCCTGCCCATCACCGTCATCACCTTCTGCTACGTCGCCATCGTCCTCAACCTGCGCCGCAACCGCCTGGCCAAGTCCAAGAAGCCCTTCAGGATCATCGTCACCATCATCGTCACCTTCTTCCTCTGCTGGAGCCCCTACCACCTGCTGAACCTGCTGGAGACGGTGCCCGACGCCGTGCCCTGGTCGGTGTTCGAGATCTTCATCCCGCTCACCACGGCCCTGGCGGCCTCCAACAGCTGCATGAACCCCGTGCTCTACGTCTTCATGGGCCAGGACTTCAAGAAGTTCAAGGTGACGCTCCTTTCCAGGCTGGTGAACGCCCTCAGCGAGGAGACAGGGCACTCCAGCATCGTGCACAGGAGCTTCTCCAAGATCTCCTCCATGACTGAGAAAGAGACAACAGTGGTGTAA